A window of Cellulomonas wangleii genomic DNA:
ACGGCATGATCTGCTCGGCGCGCGAGCTGGGCCTCGGCGAGGACCACGCCGGGATCATCGTGCTGTCGCGACTGGGGTACGGCGACGACGTCACCGCTCCCGGCACCGACGCGCTGCGCCTGCTCGGCCTGGCCGACGAGGTGCTCGAGATCAACGTGACCCCGGACCGCGGGTACTGCTTCGCGATGCGCGGCGTCGCCCGCGAGTACGCGCACTCCACGGGCGCGCGCTTCACCGACCCCGGCCTGGCGTCGGACGACGTGCTGCGGGAGCGACCCGCCGGGTTCGCGGTCGAGATCGCCGACGACGCGGGCATCGGCGGGGTGCCCGGGTGCGACCGGTTCGTCGCCCAGGTCGTGCGCGGCGTGCGCGCGTCCGGACCGTCGCCGGCCTGGATGCAGCAGCGCCTCACGCAGGCCGGCATGCGCCCGATCAGCCTGGCGGTCGACGTGACGAACTACGTCATGCTCGACCTCGGGCAGCCGATGCACGCCTACGACCTGGCCACGCTCACCGCGCCGGTCGTCGTCCGTCGGGCGCGCCCGGGGGAGAAGGCCACGACGCTCGACGACGTCGAGCGCACCCTGGACCCGCAGGACCTGCTCGTCACCGACTCCACGGGCGGGCACGCCGCGCGCGTGCTCGGCATCGCCGGGGTCATGGGCGGCGCGGACTCCGAGGTGGGGGAGGAGACGACGGACCTGCTGCTCGAGGCCGCGCACTTCGACCCGGTGTCCGTCGCGCGGTCGTCGCGGCGTCACCGGCTGACGTCGGAGGCGTCCAAGCGCTTCGAGCGGGGTGTGGACCCGCAGCTGCCGCGGGTCGCGGTCGCACGGGCTGCCGCGCTGCTCGTCGAGCACGGCGGCGGCACGGTCGAGGACGCGCTGACGGACGTCGACCGCACGTCGGCGCCGGAGCCGGTCGCGTTCGACCCGGCGCAGGCCGGGCGGCTGGTCGGCGTCCCGTACACCGACGACGAGGTGCGCGCGACGCTCACGGAGATCGGCTGCACGGTCGAGGACGCGACGACGCCCTGGCGGGTGCACGTGCCGTCCTGGCGGCCCGACCTCGTCGCGGGCGTCGACCTGGTCGAGGAGGTCGCGCGGCTGCGCGGGTACGACGCCATCCCGTCGATCGTGCCGTCCGCCCCGACCGGCCGCGGCCTGACCCGGGACCAGCGGCTGCGCCGCGCGGTCGCGGACACGCTCGCGGCGTCGGGCCTCGTCGAGGTGCTCAGCTACCCGTTCGTCGGTGCCGAGCAGCTCGAGGCGCTCGGCCTGCCGGAGGACGACGAGCGGCGCCGGGCGGTGCGGCTGGTCAACCCGCTCGCCGACGGGCAGCCGTACATGCGCACGGACCTGCTGGTGACGCTGCTGGAGACGGCGCGCCGCAACGTCACGCGCGGGACGTCCGACGTGGGCGTGTTCGAGCTCGGGCTCGTCACGCTGCCGCCGGCGGGCCCCGGCGTGGCGCCGCGGCTGGCGGGCGGGGTGCGCCCGGACGACGACACCCTCGCCGCGCTCGAGGCGGCCGTGCCGCCGCAGCCGCTGCACGCGGCGGGCGTGCTCGCCGGTCTGGCGGAGCCTGCCGGGGTGTGGGGCGCGGGTCGCCGCGCCGACCACGGGGACGCGATCGCGCACGTGCAGCACCTCGCGCGGCTGGCGGGCGTCGAGCTCGCGGTGACCGCCGACCGGGAGCGGGCGCCGTTCCACCCGGGCCGCTGCGCGCGGCTGTCGACGCTCGACGGCGTCGTCGTGGGCCACGCGGGGGAGCTGCACCCGAACGTCGTGACCGCGCTCGGTCTGCCCGCGCGGACCGTGGCCTTCGAGGTCGACCTGTCGGCGCTGCTCGCGGCCTCGTCCGCGGAGCCGGTGCAGGCCGTGCCCGTCTCGACGTTCCCGGTGGCGAAGGAGGACGTCGCGCTCGTCGTGGCGGACGACGTCCCGGCGGCGGACGTCCTGACGGCCGTGCGGGTCGGCGCCGCCGCGTCGACCGCGGGCGACGTCCTGGAGGACGTGCGGCTGTTCGACGTCTACGTCGGCGACCAGGTCGGACCGGGACGCAGGTCGCTCGCCTTCGCGCTGCGGCTGCGCGCGCCCGACCGGACGCTGACGGCCGAGGAGACGGCCGCCGTGCGGCACGCCGTGGTCGCCGAGGCGCACGCGCGCGTGGGCGCCGAGCTGCGCGCCTGATCGCCAGGTCGACGGGCCGGTCGCGGGGACTCCCCGGGGCCGGCCCGTCGTCGTCGGTGCGCTCGCGGGCCGGGCGAACCGGGGTGAACCGGGCACCCTCGGAGGAGTTCACCAGATAGTTACTGTCGGGTAGTTGCGACGAACCGGATGGACCACGCAGGGTGAGACCGGCCGTCCGGGTGACGGCTGCTGCTCGCGCGACGAGGCGTGGTCCCCCACCCCTCGCGCGCCCGACGGAGGAGATCTGCGTGCACGCACGACGACGGTCCACGGGGGCGCTCACCGCACTCGCCGTGATGCTCACCGGTGGCCTGGCCACCGCGGGAGCCGCGCGGGCGGCGGTGTCGCCCGACGCACCCCTGCTGGTCCACGAGGTGTACGGCGGTGGGGGCAACTCCGGCGCGCCGTTCGACCGTGACTTCGTCGAGCTGTACAACCCGGGCGACGGGGCCGTCGACCTGGCCGGCTACTCGCTGCAGTACGCGTCGGCCACCGGGACGTCCTGGCAGGTCACGCCGCTGTCGGGCAGCGTGCCTGCGGGCGCGACCTTCGTCGTGGGGCAGGCGTTCGGGGCGAACACCGCGGCCCCCGACGTGCCCGTCGACCTCGAGGGCACGGGCACCGCGATGAGCGGCACCACGGGCAAGGTCGCGCTCGTCGCGGGCACGGCCGCCCTGACGTGCGACACCGGGTGCGCCCAGCTGGACGCGGTCGTCGACCTCGTCGGCTGGGGACCGAACGCGACGTCGTGGGCGGGGTCCGGCGTCGCGCCGGCCACGACGAACGCGACGTCGGTGCAGCGCGACGCCGCGCACACCCACACCGCGGACAACGCGGCCGACTTCCGGACCGGCACGCCCACGCCGCAGCCGGCGGGGACCGCGCCCGAGGAGCCCGAGGAGCCGGGCGAGCCGGGTGAGCCGCAGGTGGTCACCATCGGCGCGATCCAGGGCACCGGTGACGCGTCCCCGCTGGTGGGTCAGCGCGTGACGACGTCCGGCGTCGTGACGGCGGCCTACCCGACCGGCGGGCTCGCGGGCTACGTCCTGCAGACGCCGGGCTCGGGCGGCGACGCGGCACGCGACGGCTCGCAGGCCCTGTTCGTGTACTCGCCCGCGACGGTCGGGCAGGTGGCGATCGGTCAGCACCTGCAGGTGACGGGCGAGGTCGTGGAGTTCAACGGGCTGACGCAGGTCACCGTCGCGGCTCCCGGCGACGTCCAGGAGCTCCCGGCGGCGGACGCACCGTCCCCGGTGACCGGCCCGTGGCCGGCCGACGCCGCCGCGCGCGAGGCGCTGG
This region includes:
- the pheT gene encoding phenylalanine--tRNA ligase subunit beta, with the protein product MPRIPLTWLGDHVELPADLTAEQLAADLVRVGLEEEAIHTSGVTGPLVVGQVLELTPEPQKNGKTINWCRVDVGAHNDLDDDGNPTVARGIVCGAHNFGVGDRVVVALPGAVLPGPFPIAARKTYAHVSDGMICSARELGLGEDHAGIIVLSRLGYGDDVTAPGTDALRLLGLADEVLEINVTPDRGYCFAMRGVAREYAHSTGARFTDPGLASDDVLRERPAGFAVEIADDAGIGGVPGCDRFVAQVVRGVRASGPSPAWMQQRLTQAGMRPISLAVDVTNYVMLDLGQPMHAYDLATLTAPVVVRRARPGEKATTLDDVERTLDPQDLLVTDSTGGHAARVLGIAGVMGGADSEVGEETTDLLLEAAHFDPVSVARSSRRHRLTSEASKRFERGVDPQLPRVAVARAAALLVEHGGGTVEDALTDVDRTSAPEPVAFDPAQAGRLVGVPYTDDEVRATLTEIGCTVEDATTPWRVHVPSWRPDLVAGVDLVEEVARLRGYDAIPSIVPSAPTGRGLTRDQRLRRAVADTLAASGLVEVLSYPFVGAEQLEALGLPEDDERRRAVRLVNPLADGQPYMRTDLLVTLLETARRNVTRGTSDVGVFELGLVTLPPAGPGVAPRLAGGVRPDDDTLAALEAAVPPQPLHAAGVLAGLAEPAGVWGAGRRADHGDAIAHVQHLARLAGVELAVTADRERAPFHPGRCARLSTLDGVVVGHAGELHPNVVTALGLPARTVAFEVDLSALLAASSAEPVQAVPVSTFPVAKEDVALVVADDVPAADVLTAVRVGAAASTAGDVLEDVRLFDVYVGDQVGPGRRSLAFALRLRAPDRTLTAEETAAVRHAVVAEAHARVGAELRA